Genomic DNA from Haloplanus aerogenes:
ACCGACGAGAGCGACCCATATAAGCCCGTTGATCGGGCCCGGGGGATCTCCCATCGGAGCGTGTGGTCCGGGACGCCGAGGGCATCGTCGCCCTCGCCGCGTTCGCATTAGATGCAGAATGGAGGTGAATACTTAACCCCGTTGGTTTCCGCTGAAATCGGCAGACGCAATGATATTTGCGTGGTGATCCCTGTCGTGGTGAGTGGTCGCACGAGGGGTCGATTCGGGCTGTCGCCCGGCGTGAAGGATCAACGACCGCACGTCTCCGGGGTGGTTTATAAGGATGGGGCGTGCATTTGGGCGCATACGATGAGTGACCCGGCAGATTCGATAGAGATTCAGAACGTGGTGGCGTCGACCGGCATCGGGCAAGAGCTCGATCTCGAAGCGCTCGCGGAGGACCTCCCCGGGGCCGACTTCAATCCCGACAACTTCCCAGGGCTGGTCTACCGCACGCAGGAACCGAAAGCGGCGGCCCTCATCTTCCGGTCGGGGAAGATCGTGTGCACGGGCGCGAAGAGTATCGACGACGTCCACGACGCACTCGGTATCATCTTCCAGAAACTCCGCGACCTGCAGATTCCCGTCGAGGAGAGCCCAGAGATCACGGTCCAGAACATCGTCTCCAGCGCGGATCTGGGCCACACGCTCAACCTCAACGCCCTCGCCATCGGGCTTGGGCTGGAGGACGTGGAGTACGAACCGGAACAGTTCCCCGGTCTCGTCTACCGCATGGACGATCCCGACGTGGTCATCCTGCTGTTCGGCAGCGGGAAAATCGTCATCACGGGTGGGAAGCGGACGGCCGACGCCGCCGAGGCGGTCGACGTGATCGTCGACCGCATCGACGATCTGGGACTGCTGGGCTAGGAACGGGTCACAACTCGTTTCTCCGTCCGGGGCGTACCGGCACCGATGACCGACGAATCCGCAGACGGCATGGACGCCGTCACGCTGGAGTCGTTCCACGACGCGTTGCAGGCGGAGGGACGCCCCGTCGCCACCGCCCAGCAGATCGCCCGCCGGATCGGGTGTTCGCAGGCAGCTGCCAGCGAGGCCCTCGACCGACTAGTTACCGACGGCCGCGTGGAACGCCTCGACGTCGAAGCCGACCCCGTCGTCTGGTATCCGACCGAGTGGAAGGAACTCGCGGAGCGCGAGCGCGTGATACTCTTTCCGGAGCGGCGGGAACTCGTCGTCGACCAGCCGACTCAGTACACCCGCGCGCAACTCTCTCGTCTCGCCCACCTCGTCGACACCTCCGGAACCAAAGGCTACCTCTATCGCATCCGCCAGGAGGACGTGTGGGCCGCACCGTTCGACGACTGCGACGCCCT
This window encodes:
- a CDS encoding TATA-box-binding protein produces the protein MSDPADSIEIQNVVASTGIGQELDLEALAEDLPGADFNPDNFPGLVYRTQEPKAAALIFRSGKIVCTGAKSIDDVHDALGIIFQKLRDLQIPVEESPEITVQNIVSSADLGHTLNLNALAIGLGLEDVEYEPEQFPGLVYRMDDPDVVILLFGSGKIVITGGKRTADAAEAVDVIVDRIDDLGLLG